In Methylomagnum ishizawai, one DNA window encodes the following:
- a CDS encoding ATP-binding protein: protein MNLSFQARLALFFSALLVAAQAFILFAVYGLSRANVMERLGQELAYDERILHAFLTERGEGIASEARILVADFGFRAAASAADPETVRSALDNLNDRIRGHRALFVGLDGQVVADTAAQGRGAAFAYPAALVRAEEQGRATLFGFLDGVFHAWAVVPVRAPVTIGWVAIGLHIDQAYLGRFLDLAPPGLALSLIEPAAPHGYVLASSLPARARGELALWLGGPGGGEGSWPRRAELAGQSYLVAVRPLTGADRPVLAVLQLDLGSAMEPYTMLFYLVLGLSLFGLGAALLGGYALARQLARPVRDLASAGEGLMEGKLDAALPEGRGDELGRLAETFRRAGRMALEMGELKHKDRVRRELVAHVSHDLRSPLTALRGYLEAMSAQAAPLTPEERERYLAVAVRHSEQLGKLAQELFELARLECDESSFQPEAFPLAELLQDVAQKFELSARQRGVELRAGAGPELPWVRADLALVERVLTNLLDNALRHTPPGGRVWVEAEPGEGRIEVAVSDTGVGIAPEHLPRLFAWDSPLSRRGGGIAGGLGLILVGRIVALHGGTIRAESVPGRGSVFRFDLPRA from the coding sequence GTGAACCTTAGTTTCCAGGCCCGGCTGGCGCTGTTTTTTTCCGCGCTGCTGGTGGCGGCGCAGGCGTTCATCCTGTTCGCGGTTTACGGTTTATCCAGGGCCAATGTCATGGAGCGGCTGGGCCAGGAATTGGCCTACGACGAGCGCATCCTCCACGCCTTCCTGACGGAGCGGGGCGAGGGCATCGCCAGCGAGGCGCGTATCCTGGTCGCCGATTTCGGTTTCCGCGCCGCCGCCAGTGCCGCCGACCCCGAAACCGTCCGCTCCGCCCTGGATAACCTGAACGACCGCATCCGCGGCCATCGCGCCTTGTTCGTCGGCCTGGACGGCCAGGTCGTCGCCGATACCGCCGCCCAGGGCCGGGGCGCGGCCTTCGCCTATCCGGCGGCGCTGGTCCGGGCGGAAGAGCAGGGCAGGGCGACCCTGTTCGGTTTTCTGGACGGTGTTTTCCATGCCTGGGCGGTGGTGCCGGTGCGGGCGCCGGTCACTATCGGCTGGGTGGCGATAGGCTTGCATATCGATCAAGCCTATCTCGGGCGGTTCCTCGATCTGGCCCCGCCCGGTCTGGCGCTCAGCCTGATCGAGCCCGCCGCTCCGCATGGCTATGTACTGGCGAGTTCCTTGCCTGCCAGGGCGCGGGGCGAATTGGCCCTGTGGCTGGGCGGGCCGGGCGGCGGCGAAGGTTCCTGGCCGCGGCGGGCCGAATTAGCGGGTCAATCCTATCTTGTGGCGGTGCGGCCCTTGACCGGGGCCGACCGGCCCGTCCTCGCCGTGCTGCAACTCGACCTGGGCAGCGCCATGGAACCCTATACGATGCTGTTCTATCTGGTCCTGGGTTTGTCGCTGTTCGGGCTGGGGGCGGCGTTGCTGGGCGGCTATGCCTTGGCCCGGCAACTCGCCCGTCCGGTGCGCGATCTCGCCAGCGCCGGCGAAGGACTGATGGAAGGCAAGCTGGACGCGGCCTTGCCGGAGGGGCGCGGCGACGAACTCGGACGGCTGGCGGAAACTTTCCGCCGCGCCGGGCGCATGGCGCTGGAAATGGGCGAACTCAAGCACAAGGACCGCGTGCGCCGGGAGTTGGTCGCCCATGTCTCGCACGATCTGCGCTCGCCCCTGACCGCGCTGCGCGGCTATCTCGAAGCCATGAGCGCCCAAGCCGCCCCCTTGACACCGGAAGAACGCGAGCGCTATCTGGCGGTCGCCGTGCGCCACAGCGAGCAACTGGGCAAGTTGGCGCAGGAGTTGTTCGAGTTGGCCCGGCTGGAATGCGACGAGTCCAGTTTCCAGCCGGAGGCGTTCCCGCTGGCGGAATTGCTCCAGGACGTGGCGCAGAAATTCGAGTTGAGCGCCCGCCAGCGCGGTGTGGAATTGCGGGCCGGGGCCGGACCGGAATTGCCCTGGGTGCGGGCCGATCTGGCCTTGGTCGAGCGGGTGTTGACCAATCTGCTCGATAACGCCCTGCGCCATACGCCACCCGGCGGGCGGGTGTGGGTGGAGGCCGAGCCGGGGGAGGGCCGGATCGAGGTCGCGGTGTCCGATACCGGCGTCGGCATCGCGCCGGAACACCTGCCGCGCTTGTTCGCTTGGGATTCGCCCTTGAGCCGCCGCGGGGGCGGGATCGCCGGGGGCTTGGGCCTGATTTTGGTGGGCAGGATCGTGGCCTTGCACGGCGGGACGATCCGGGCCGAAAGCGTGCCGGGGCGGGGTTCGGTGTTCCGTTTCGACCTGCCCAGGGCTTGA
- a CDS encoding methylamine utilization protein: MRRLAALVLWAGWLSARAAVLSGEVRDEAGQPLAEAVILARPARPAPPRPPATMVIDQRDREFIPHVLAIQRGDTVDFPNSDRIQHHVYSFSPGNAFEIKLYKGRPEQPVRFGQAGVAVLGCNIHDWMLGYVYVADTPYFAVSDAEGRWSLSVPAGEYRLAVWQPDAERDGELPGPAMMATEDTPMGWNPVIPLKRLHRNGKPPVHPQQEAYPGEP; encoded by the coding sequence TTGAGACGGTTGGCGGCGCTGGTCCTATGGGCCGGATGGCTGTCGGCGCGGGCGGCGGTCCTCTCCGGGGAAGTGCGCGACGAGGCGGGACAACCCTTGGCGGAGGCGGTGATCCTGGCCCGCCCGGCCCGGCCCGCGCCGCCCCGTCCACCGGCCACAATGGTCATCGACCAGCGCGACCGTGAGTTCATCCCCCATGTGTTGGCGATCCAGCGGGGCGATACGGTCGATTTCCCCAATAGCGACCGCATCCAGCACCATGTCTATTCCTTTTCCCCCGGCAACGCCTTCGAGATCAAACTGTATAAGGGTCGGCCCGAGCAGCCGGTCCGTTTCGGCCAGGCCGGCGTGGCGGTGTTGGGCTGCAATATCCATGATTGGATGCTGGGCTATGTCTATGTCGCCGACACGCCTTATTTCGCGGTCAGCGACGCCGAGGGGCGCTGGTCGCTGTCGGTACCCGCCGGGGAATACCGGCTGGCCGTTTGGCAGCCCGACGCCGAGCGCGACGGCGAACTGCCCGGCCCCGCCATGATGGCGACGGAAGATACGCCGATGGGCTGGAACCCGGTGATTCCGCTCAAACGCCTGCACCGCAACGGCAAGCCGCCCGTCCATCCGCAACAGGAAGCCTACCCCGGTGAACCTTAG